One window from the genome of Dyadobacter sp. CECT 9275 encodes:
- the selD gene encoding selenide, water dikinase SelD, translated as METIDIQLTQYSHGAGCGCKISPAILDKILHSPILHQADPRLLVGNDKRDDAAVLDLGNGTALISTTDFFMPIVDDAYDFGRIASANAISDVYAMGGKPVLAIAILGWPINKLPAEVAQKVLEGSRAVCAEAGITLAGGHSIDCPEPVFGLAVSGMVDITSLKQNSTATAGCRLYLTKPLGVGILSTAQKRGILLEEDAAIALKSMVTLNKLGEEFGRMEAVKAMTDVTGFGLLGHLSEMCEGSGLSAVIEFNKVPVIKSLSYYIEQGCFPGGTQRNWESYGHKVGDLTDYQKYILADPQTSGGLLVAVCNEKAGYFEKELALLGQELTCFGYLKSPDSGSIITIV; from the coding sequence ATGGAGACGATAGACATACAGTTGACGCAGTATTCCCACGGTGCAGGATGCGGATGTAAAATAAGCCCGGCCATTTTAGATAAAATTTTGCATAGCCCGATCTTACATCAGGCAGATCCGCGGCTTTTGGTGGGGAATGACAAGCGGGATGACGCCGCCGTACTGGATCTTGGTAACGGCACGGCACTCATTTCGACAACGGATTTTTTTATGCCCATCGTGGATGATGCCTATGACTTTGGTCGCATCGCATCAGCGAATGCGATCAGCGATGTTTATGCAATGGGTGGCAAGCCGGTATTGGCTATAGCGATCCTGGGATGGCCTATTAACAAACTTCCTGCTGAAGTAGCCCAAAAAGTGCTTGAAGGTTCCCGGGCGGTGTGCGCAGAAGCGGGTATTACGCTGGCAGGAGGCCACAGCATCGATTGTCCTGAGCCAGTTTTTGGACTGGCCGTAAGCGGCATGGTGGATATAACATCGCTCAAACAAAATTCCACAGCAACAGCAGGTTGCCGTTTGTACCTGACCAAACCATTGGGCGTAGGGATTTTATCGACAGCACAGAAACGAGGGATTCTGCTTGAAGAGGATGCGGCAATTGCGTTAAAAAGCATGGTAACGCTCAATAAACTTGGTGAGGAATTTGGCCGGATGGAGGCGGTAAAGGCGATGACTGATGTGACCGGGTTTGGCTTGCTGGGACATTTGTCAGAGATGTGTGAAGGTAGCGGATTATCAGCAGTAATTGAATTTAACAAAGTGCCGGTTATTAAATCTTTATCATACTATATTGAACAAGGTTGTTTTCCTGGCGGTACTCAAAGGAACTGGGAGAGTTATGGTCATAAAGTTGGAGACTTAACGGATTATCAAAAATACATCCTCGCTGATCCACAGACCAGTGGCGGTTTGTTAGTCGCTGTTTGTAATGAAAAAGCAGGATATTTTGAGAAGGAACTCGCCTTGTTGGGTCAAGAGCTGACTTGCTTCGGCTATTTAAAATCGCCAGATAGTGGATCCATTATTACAATAGTTTAG
- the mnmH gene encoding tRNA 2-selenouridine(34) synthase MnmH — protein MIENITIDEFLLLTGVIALVDVRTPAEFAHGHIPGAFNIPLFSNEERVLVGTTYKQIGREQAILLGFDLTGPKWSDFIRQALVIAPDKKIAVHCWRGGMRSGAMAWALNLYGFKVYLIEGGYKSYRRWTHRLFAQRRSVRILGGMTGSGKTKLLHELRKMGEQVIDLEDLARHQGSSYGTMNSMIQPSQEQFENNLAEQLKDLNFSRPTWIEDENLNIGRLSIPRTFWEQMKNAALINLEIALDQRVRELVVDYGELDKDFLVACTERIRKRLGPLQTTQAVAAIRENRMADFIRLVLVYYDKTYRSSLQKRDVNRLFTLELAGEDKSENAKRILNFASSIAETQQEL, from the coding sequence ATGATAGAAAATATAACCATTGATGAATTTCTGCTGTTAACCGGCGTTATAGCCCTGGTTGATGTCCGGACACCCGCTGAATTTGCCCATGGCCATATTCCGGGAGCCTTCAATATACCTTTGTTCAGTAATGAAGAAAGGGTTTTGGTAGGCACAACTTATAAGCAGATCGGGCGGGAGCAGGCCATTTTGCTGGGTTTCGACCTGACAGGGCCGAAATGGTCGGATTTTATCAGGCAGGCATTGGTGATAGCACCTGATAAAAAAATTGCGGTTCATTGCTGGCGGGGAGGCATGCGCAGCGGGGCCATGGCCTGGGCACTGAATCTCTACGGTTTCAAGGTATATTTAATTGAAGGAGGTTATAAAAGTTACCGTAGATGGACCCACCGTTTGTTTGCACAGCGTCGGTCGGTCCGGATACTCGGTGGCATGACAGGATCAGGAAAAACGAAATTACTGCATGAGCTCCGAAAAATGGGAGAACAGGTAATAGACCTTGAAGATCTTGCCCGGCATCAGGGTTCTTCCTATGGAACGATGAATAGCATGATCCAGCCGTCCCAGGAACAATTTGAAAATAATCTGGCAGAACAATTAAAAGACCTGAATTTTTCCCGCCCGACGTGGATTGAAGATGAAAATCTCAATATTGGTAGATTATCAATTCCAAGAACATTTTGGGAGCAGATGAAAAATGCCGCCCTGATTAATCTGGAGATTGCGCTGGATCAGCGTGTCCGTGAGTTGGTGGTCGATTATGGAGAGTTGGACAAGGATTTTCTGGTAGCCTGCACCGAACGGATCCGCAAACGGCTGGGGCCGTTACAGACGACACAGGCAGTAGCCGCGATCAGAGAAAACCGGATGGCTGATTTTATCCGGCTGGTATTGGTTTATTATGATAAAACCTACCGGAGCAGTTTGCAGAAAAGAGATGTAAACCGGCTTTTTACCCTGGAGCTGGCTGGTGAGGACAAATCAGAAAATGCAAAAAGGATTCTTAATTTCGCCAGTTCGATTGCTGAAACGCAGCAGGAATTATAA
- a CDS encoding class I SAM-dependent methyltransferase gives MKNPNTKNHWEKVYETKNPDQVSWTQQIPRTSLDFISSFGLKKDVKIIDVGGGDSKLVDYLLDEGFEHVTVLDISEKALEKSRFRLGDKAEKVNWVVSDITEFEPDTTFDIWHDRATFHFLTTAEQVSRYMETARKSVNGFMTIGTFSENGPAKCSGLDIKQYTEQTLTNELKNGFDKIRCVKEDHTTPFNTTQNFLFCSFKRQVN, from the coding sequence ATGAAAAATCCGAACACAAAAAATCACTGGGAAAAAGTTTATGAAACTAAAAACCCAGATCAGGTAAGTTGGACGCAGCAAATTCCCAGAACTTCGCTAGACTTCATTTCTTCTTTTGGTCTGAAAAAAGATGTTAAAATCATTGACGTTGGTGGTGGCGACAGCAAACTGGTGGACTACTTGCTTGACGAAGGTTTTGAACACGTAACCGTTTTGGATATTTCCGAAAAAGCACTTGAAAAGTCCAGATTCCGTCTGGGCGATAAGGCCGAAAAAGTTAATTGGGTGGTTAGTGATATAACAGAATTTGAACCAGACACCACGTTTGACATTTGGCACGACAGAGCAACATTTCATTTTTTGACCACAGCTGAACAAGTTTCAAGATATATGGAAACAGCCAGGAAATCTGTAAATGGATTTATGACAATCGGCACTTTTTCTGAAAATGGACCCGCAAAGTGTAGTGGACTTGACATTAAGCAATACACTGAACAAACTTTGACAAACGAACTTAAAAATGGTTTTGACAAAATTCGTTGCGTAAAGGAAGATCATACCACGCCATTCAACACGACACAAAATTTTCTGTTTTGTAGTTTTAAAAGACAGGTAAATTAG
- a CDS encoding class I SAM-dependent methyltransferase → MLLPAEGEGRNAVFAATQGWNVTAFDTSEVAKKKALLLAGNKKVSIDYRVGVLEDVVPRNERYDCIALIYAHLPSREWSLFAEYLITLLNPGGKIIFEGFSRQQLEYQERYQSGGPKDIDFLFSKEEIESGFKELTITYLRQEEIVLKEGNYHQGKASVIRMLAAI, encoded by the coding sequence TTGCTTTTGCCTGCCGAAGGTGAGGGTAGAAATGCTGTATTTGCAGCGACGCAAGGTTGGAATGTCACCGCGTTTGATACCAGTGAGGTTGCCAAAAAGAAAGCACTGCTGTTGGCTGGCAATAAAAAAGTATCAATAGATTATAGAGTAGGGGTTCTCGAAGATGTTGTCCCCAGGAATGAAAGATACGATTGTATTGCTTTGATCTATGCCCATTTACCCTCGCGGGAATGGTCTTTGTTTGCAGAATATTTGATCACCCTGCTGAATCCCGGGGGTAAAATTATCTTTGAAGGATTCTCCAGACAACAGCTCGAATATCAGGAGCGCTATCAGTCCGGCGGTCCGAAGGATATTGATTTTCTTTTTTCAAAGGAAGAGATTGAGTCCGGTTTTAAAGAACTGACCATTACCTACCTACGGCAAGAAGAGATCGTTCTGAAGGAAGGTAATTATCACCAAGGTAAAGCGTCTGTGATCAGGATGTTGGCAGCAATCTAA
- a CDS encoding peroxiredoxin, producing MENLEKESRMPRIGDQAPDFESITTTGKLTFSDYNKGSWVILFSHPADFTPVCTTEMTGFAKEKDFFAEHNTKLMGLSIDSIHSHIAWVNAVYDKTGVLFEFPIIADLDMKVAKLYGMLQPGESETAAVRAVFIIDPLGKVRLIMYYPLNVGRNMEEIKRSLLALQTSDEYKVAMPLDWKPGEKVIIGAPKTVESLLERKSSDLEMVDWYLAVKSI from the coding sequence ATGGAAAATCTCGAAAAGGAATCACGTATGCCTCGTATTGGCGATCAGGCACCAGATTTTGAATCCATTACCACCACTGGTAAATTAACATTTTCTGACTACAACAAAGGTAGCTGGGTGATCTTGTTCTCGCATCCGGCAGACTTCACTCCGGTTTGTACCACAGAGATGACAGGGTTTGCCAAAGAGAAGGATTTTTTTGCGGAGCACAATACCAAATTGATGGGGTTGAGTATTGATAGCATTCATTCCCACATTGCGTGGGTAAATGCAGTTTACGATAAAACCGGAGTTTTATTTGAATTTCCTATCATCGCTGATCTGGATATGAAAGTTGCAAAGCTGTATGGGATGCTGCAGCCTGGTGAAAGCGAAACGGCAGCTGTGCGCGCGGTCTTTATTATTGATCCATTGGGGAAAGTAAGACTGATCATGTATTACCCTTTGAACGTAGGCAGAAATATGGAAGAAATCAAACGATCGCTGCTTGCTCTTCAGACTTCTGATGAATACAAGGTCGCAATGCCGCTCGACTGGAAACCTGGTGAAAAGGTAATTATCGGCGCGCCAAAAACGGTTGAGTCACTTTTGGAAAGAAAGTCATCTGATTTAGAGATGGTAGACTGGTATTTGGCGGTCAAATCCATTTAA
- a CDS encoding DsrE family protein — protein sequence MKKIASILFAVSLLLSVCVHAQIKAVNPAEFHGAVADKKLYKVVYQLNSDDDKVIKATMKNMMNALEDPRLKGKLEAELVVHGGGVAVFKKDGPYEAQLKALQAKGVILAECENTLRERRISKDELFDFISFVPSGNGELIIRQQQGWAMVHP from the coding sequence ATGAAAAAGATCGCATCCATTCTATTTGCCGTCTCATTACTACTTTCAGTTTGCGTCCATGCTCAGATTAAGGCCGTAAACCCAGCAGAATTTCATGGGGCTGTCGCTGATAAAAAGTTGTACAAAGTCGTTTACCAGCTCAATAGTGACGATGACAAAGTTATTAAAGCCACGATGAAAAACATGATGAACGCACTGGAGGATCCACGTCTGAAAGGGAAACTGGAAGCAGAGCTCGTTGTCCATGGAGGCGGCGTGGCTGTCTTCAAAAAAGATGGTCCTTATGAAGCGCAGTTAAAGGCATTGCAGGCGAAAGGGGTTATTCTGGCAGAATGCGAAAACACGCTTAGAGAGCGCAGAATCAGCAAAGATGAGCTCTTTGATTTCATATCCTTTGTTCCCAGCGGCAATGGCGAGCTTATCATCCGTCAGCAGCAGGGATGGGCAATGGTGCATCCTTAG
- a CDS encoding c-type cytochrome: MNNLRKSKSPTAKWINRTLIISFLGISVFILMFPAVFSSGKFGGNQLKAHTLTRQQTPAIQQTSDTDDMKLILYGKDLIANTSKYLGPKGSVMHISNGMNCQNCHLDAGTRPMGNNYSAVYSTYPRYRARSAGTETIVKRISDCFERSLNGRKPDSSSREMKAMVAYMKWVGRGVPKGRAPKGAGMTKLAYLDRAANPNTGSMLYQEKCAVCHGVKGQGIINPDGKSFIYPPLWGARSYNDGAGLYRISTFAGFVKDNMPFGASHDNPILTDEQAWDLAAFVNAQPRPHKDQRLDWKNISEKPIDFPFGPYSDGFSENQHKYGPFKPIAAVRTVK; the protein is encoded by the coding sequence ATGAATAATTTACGAAAAAGTAAATCGCCCACCGCCAAATGGATAAACCGCACACTGATCATCTCTTTTTTAGGTATTTCCGTTTTCATTCTGATGTTTCCGGCCGTGTTTAGTTCAGGTAAGTTTGGGGGCAATCAGCTGAAAGCGCACACGCTGACAAGGCAGCAAACGCCTGCTATTCAGCAGACATCCGATACCGATGATATGAAATTGATCCTATATGGTAAAGATCTGATCGCCAACACATCCAAGTATTTGGGCCCGAAGGGCAGCGTCATGCACATTTCGAATGGGATGAACTGCCAGAATTGTCATCTGGATGCAGGGACAAGGCCAATGGGCAATAACTATTCGGCCGTTTACTCAACCTATCCTAGGTACCGTGCCAGATCAGCAGGCACAGAGACAATCGTGAAGCGGATTTCGGATTGCTTTGAAAGAAGTCTGAACGGCAGAAAGCCTGATAGCTCCAGTAGAGAAATGAAGGCCATGGTGGCTTATATGAAATGGGTAGGGAGGGGCGTACCGAAAGGGCGTGCTCCCAAAGGTGCCGGAATGACTAAACTTGCTTATCTTGACCGGGCGGCCAACCCGAATACGGGTAGCATGCTTTATCAGGAAAAGTGTGCGGTTTGCCATGGGGTAAAAGGGCAAGGCATCATCAATCCGGATGGAAAGTCTTTTATCTATCCGCCTCTTTGGGGCGCCAGAAGTTACAACGATGGGGCAGGGCTATATAGAATTTCGACCTTTGCTGGTTTTGTGAAAGACAATATGCCGTTCGGTGCCAGTCATGACAACCCTATTCTGACTGATGAGCAGGCCTGGGATCTGGCCGCATTTGTAAACGCGCAGCCGCGTCCTCACAAAGATCAGAGACTGGACTGGAAGAATATTTCTGAGAAACCAATAGATTTTCCGTTTGGGCCCTACTCGGATGGATTCTCAGAAAATCAGCATAAATATGGTCCATTCAAGCCCATTGCAGCAGTCAGAACAGTTAAATAA
- a CDS encoding TlpA family protein disulfide reductase — translation MKKKWFSVSNIITAVMVVFLAAMVISPEVKAWTIQALMKVGLFQPKIDKQPGEASAEALPNVYFRKGDGKTVDLASLKGKVVFMNFWATWCPPCIAEMPSINALYGKFKDNENVVFLMVDVDGNYQNSDSFMKKHHYDLQVVSPAGEIPPVFMQGAVPTTVILDKEGKMVYRQEGAADYNSPELVDMISKLAF, via the coding sequence ATGAAAAAGAAATGGTTTTCAGTATCCAATATCATTACGGCAGTGATGGTTGTATTTTTAGCTGCCATGGTCATAAGCCCTGAAGTAAAAGCATGGACAATCCAGGCGCTGATGAAGGTAGGCCTGTTCCAGCCCAAAATCGATAAACAGCCAGGTGAAGCTTCGGCTGAGGCTTTGCCGAATGTTTACTTCCGGAAGGGCGATGGAAAAACGGTTGATCTGGCCTCGCTGAAAGGAAAAGTCGTTTTTATGAATTTCTGGGCAACCTGGTGCCCGCCCTGTATTGCCGAAATGCCCTCGATCAATGCTTTGTATGGCAAATTCAAGGATAACGAAAATGTCGTCTTTTTAATGGTTGATGTGGATGGGAATTATCAGAATTCGGACAGCTTTATGAAAAAGCACCATTACGATTTGCAGGTCGTAAGTCCGGCTGGGGAGATACCGCCGGTGTTTATGCAGGGGGCTGTTCCTACCACGGTGATCCTGGATAAGGAAGGAAAAATGGTTTACCGTCAGGAAGGGGCAGCGGATTATAACAGTCCGGAGCTGGTGGATATGATCAGTAAGTTGGCTTTTTAG
- a CDS encoding efflux RND transporter periplasmic adaptor subunit gives MMRINKNSLVLFLGALLSMGINGCGSKPETENQAKSEVKGPAAVQVVMPLEDQPDYKLTLPGELKPYEQVSLFAKIKGFVKTISVDRGSLVRKGQVLAVLEAPEVSQRFQSARSDQQKFYEDYMLSRQMYERILKATRKDGSVAAIELDRAKSKLRSDSAAYQSAISNAQSLGQQEQYLKIIAPFDGVVVERNVSVGALVGENNTMPLLVVAQNKKLRLTVAIPEKHAQSLGKNTRIDFTVSNRPGKIFHSVLSRKSQVLEQQNRSVTAEFDVENQDGSLDGGEYAQVTMTLRRPDSTLWVPASSVVHAQSGTFVLVVENDSVKKVDVSEGTRKDSLQEVFGSLTKTDKVVRSGNEELLNSGKVKVN, from the coding sequence ATGATGCGTATAAATAAAAATTCACTGGTTCTTTTTCTGGGCGCGCTGCTCAGCATGGGTATAAATGGCTGTGGCAGTAAACCAGAAACCGAAAATCAGGCTAAATCAGAAGTGAAAGGGCCTGCGGCAGTACAGGTGGTCATGCCCCTAGAAGACCAGCCCGACTACAAGCTGACGCTGCCCGGCGAGCTCAAACCATATGAACAGGTCAGCTTATTTGCAAAAATAAAAGGGTTTGTTAAAACTATTTCGGTGGATCGCGGAAGTCTTGTCAGAAAGGGACAGGTACTGGCTGTTTTGGAAGCACCCGAAGTTTCACAACGCTTTCAGTCTGCCAGATCGGATCAGCAGAAGTTTTACGAAGATTATATGCTAAGCCGTCAAATGTATGAAAGGATCTTAAAAGCTACCCGTAAGGATGGGTCGGTTGCAGCCATTGAGCTCGACAGGGCTAAAAGCAAATTAAGAAGCGACAGTGCTGCTTACCAGTCAGCTATATCCAATGCGCAATCATTGGGACAGCAAGAGCAATACTTAAAGATTATCGCGCCCTTCGACGGGGTTGTTGTGGAAAGGAATGTGTCCGTTGGAGCGCTGGTAGGTGAAAATAATACCATGCCGCTGCTGGTAGTTGCCCAGAACAAAAAGCTGAGATTAACCGTGGCAATCCCGGAAAAACATGCACAGTCGCTCGGGAAAAATACCAGAATCGATTTTACTGTTTCCAATCGCCCGGGAAAAATATTTCATTCGGTTTTGTCCAGAAAAAGCCAGGTTCTCGAGCAGCAGAACCGCTCGGTGACAGCAGAGTTTGATGTTGAGAATCAAGATGGATCGCTCGACGGTGGAGAATATGCTCAGGTGACCATGACCCTGCGGCGGCCCGATTCAACCTTATGGGTTCCTGCCAGTAGCGTGGTACATGCGCAGTCAGGTACCTTTGTGCTTGTCGTTGAAAACGACAGCGTAAAAAAAGTAGATGTTTCAGAAGGGACCCGAAAAGATTCACTTCAGGAAGTTTTTGGTTCCCTGACTAAAACAGATAAGGTTGTCAGAAGTGGGAATGAAGAGCTGCTGAATAGCGGGAAAGTTAAAGTCAATTAA
- a CDS encoding efflux RND transporter permease subunit: MVAVIGIAYFSFTAIRKINVDIFPSVELPVIYIAMPYGGLSPAYMDGFMANEFQKVLIFVSGVKDIDFKSIQGFTLMKLTFYPGTDMAQASGEVSTQVSRAMGFLPPGAVPPQVVRFDGSSIPIGQLVFESPQRSITELQTMALTKIRPMFVSIPGVTAPAPFGGNIRTMVVKVNADLMQSYGLSAEEVTTAIAKNNFPAPAGNIRIGKQNLMSPLNSIANDPQEFLDIPVRKGSGTNVYVKDIASVEDAADITTGYAIINGKRSVYLPVIKKADASTLKVVENLKAAVPMLKAALPEDVEIRYVFDQSGYIARSLENLIHEGILGALLTGLMVFLFLGDSRGSLIVVMTIPIAILSAVIMLYMLGQTINVMTLSGLALAIGILVDEATVTIENIHQHFEMDKPKKRAILDALLEISVPKLLILLCILAVLIPSFMMSGIPKDMFMPLSLAVAFAMIASFVASQTFVPIMANWLMKPENLKSHKKVRGAKRARFDSFKTRYLSLTRRLQARPTAVIMVYVILVGVMVTGSFLTVGTDILPASNSGDIQLRIVAPEGSRLEMTEAYLKKVTSIIKNELPEKAIKISSAFVGLQPSATAINPIFLFTSGSHEAVLQVSIDQSIFKEPIAGLKEKIRNQVKKQFPELKINFEPMELVEKIMSQGAMTPIQIKVAAGQLKAANQYAMKLKSEMGKIPFLRDIRIAEPVNYPSVKINVNRQLAAQFGLTMDDVSRALAIATSSTRFTNKNLWVDPKSGLVFQVQVQIPESDMGSLDKLRSLPLKAGEPRPVLEDVATLEMVKQAGQVNRQGANRYVTILANTDHKDLGSASATVRKVLVDAGDAPRGVIISTEGLMQLLDETMSGLQTGLVVAVVVIFLMLTAYYQSFKISALILAVVPAVIGGSILMLLLFGSTLNLQSYMGIIMSVGVSVSNAVLLINQAEYNRLTLGMQARQAGLAAASSRLRPIVMTTLAMIAGMVPMASGMGEGGEQVAPLGQAVIGGLLLSTLTVLLVMPHLFTSVMRKASRDSPSLDPDDVDAQLIELTK; this comes from the coding sequence ATGGTAGCTGTTATTGGTATTGCCTATTTTTCCTTCACAGCGATCAGAAAGATCAACGTGGATATTTTCCCGAGCGTCGAACTTCCGGTGATATACATTGCTATGCCCTATGGAGGGCTGTCGCCAGCCTATATGGATGGGTTTATGGCCAACGAGTTTCAGAAAGTCCTGATTTTTGTCAGCGGGGTAAAGGATATAGATTTTAAAAGTATTCAGGGATTTACGCTTATGAAGCTTACTTTTTACCCAGGTACAGATATGGCGCAGGCCTCGGGTGAGGTTTCCACGCAGGTATCCAGGGCGATGGGGTTTCTGCCACCGGGCGCGGTCCCTCCCCAGGTGGTGCGTTTTGATGGCAGCTCAATCCCGATCGGACAGCTGGTTTTTGAAAGTCCGCAAAGATCGATCACGGAACTTCAAACGATGGCTCTGACCAAGATCAGGCCTATGTTTGTTTCCATTCCGGGCGTAACTGCCCCCGCGCCATTCGGAGGAAATATCAGAACGATGGTCGTCAAGGTCAATGCGGATCTGATGCAGTCCTATGGGCTTTCAGCGGAAGAGGTGACAACAGCTATTGCAAAGAATAATTTTCCGGCGCCGGCAGGAAATATCCGGATCGGCAAACAGAATCTGATGAGCCCGCTCAACTCGATTGCCAACGATCCGCAGGAATTTCTGGATATACCCGTGCGAAAAGGCTCAGGCACTAACGTGTATGTCAAAGATATTGCCAGCGTGGAAGACGCGGCCGACATCACGACGGGTTATGCCATTATCAATGGAAAGCGTTCTGTGTATTTGCCTGTGATCAAAAAAGCAGATGCGTCTACGCTGAAAGTGGTGGAAAACCTGAAAGCGGCCGTACCCATGCTCAAAGCGGCATTGCCGGAAGATGTAGAAATACGTTACGTTTTTGACCAGTCGGGTTATATCGCGCGTTCGCTGGAAAATCTGATCCATGAAGGCATATTGGGTGCCCTTCTGACCGGACTGATGGTGTTTCTTTTTCTGGGTGATTCCCGCGGTTCGCTGATCGTGGTGATGACCATCCCGATCGCGATTCTCTCCGCGGTGATCATGCTATATATGCTCGGGCAGACGATCAATGTGATGACTTTGAGCGGACTTGCGCTGGCTATCGGAATACTGGTAGATGAAGCTACGGTAACCATTGAAAATATTCACCAGCATTTTGAAATGGATAAACCCAAGAAAAGGGCTATTCTGGATGCGCTGCTGGAAATATCGGTTCCAAAGCTTCTGATCCTGTTATGTATCCTGGCGGTTCTGATCCCTTCTTTTATGATGAGCGGCATTCCAAAGGATATGTTCATGCCGCTGTCGCTTGCAGTGGCTTTTGCAATGATTGCATCCTTTGTGGCTTCTCAAACCTTTGTGCCGATCATGGCCAACTGGCTAATGAAACCGGAAAATTTAAAAAGCCATAAAAAGGTAAGAGGAGCAAAGCGGGCACGGTTTGACTCTTTTAAGACCCGTTATTTATCGCTGACCCGGCGCTTGCAGGCGAGACCAACAGCGGTTATTATGGTTTATGTGATTCTGGTTGGCGTTATGGTAACGGGATCGTTTTTGACGGTCGGTACTGATATTCTGCCAGCTAGTAACAGCGGTGATATCCAGCTCAGGATTGTAGCCCCCGAGGGAAGCAGACTTGAAATGACTGAGGCGTATCTCAAAAAAGTGACCAGCATCATTAAGAATGAGCTTCCGGAAAAAGCCATTAAAATAAGCTCCGCTTTCGTAGGGCTTCAACCGTCCGCTACGGCCATTAATCCAATTTTCCTTTTTACAAGCGGATCGCACGAGGCTGTTTTACAGGTATCGATCGACCAAAGTATTTTCAAAGAGCCCATTGCCGGTCTGAAGGAGAAAATCAGAAATCAGGTAAAAAAGCAGTTTCCTGAGCTGAAAATCAATTTTGAACCCATGGAACTGGTCGAGAAGATCATGAGCCAGGGAGCTATGACACCGATACAGATCAAAGTAGCGGCGGGGCAGTTGAAAGCGGCGAATCAGTATGCGATGAAACTGAAAAGTGAGATGGGCAAAATACCTTTTCTGCGGGATATACGCATTGCTGAGCCAGTCAATTATCCGAGCGTAAAAATCAACGTGAACAGACAACTTGCAGCCCAGTTCGGGCTTACCATGGACGATGTTTCACGGGCGCTGGCGATCGCAACTTCATCCACCCGTTTTACAAATAAAAACCTTTGGGTCGATCCCAAATCGGGTCTGGTTTTCCAGGTGCAGGTACAGATTCCCGAATCGGATATGGGATCGCTGGACAAACTTCGGTCATTACCTCTTAAAGCAGGAGAGCCGCGTCCGGTACTGGAAGATGTTGCCACGCTGGAAATGGTCAAGCAGGCAGGACAGGTGAATCGTCAGGGAGCGAACCGGTATGTGACGATCCTGGCCAATACAGATCACAAAGATCTGGGCAGTGCGTCGGCAACGGTCAGAAAAGTTTTGGTGGATGCTGGTGATGCGCCCCGTGGCGTGATCATTTCGACCGAAGGTCTTATGCAGCTGCTGGATGAGACCATGTCAGGACTTCAGACGGGTCTGGTGGTTGCGGTCGTTGTTATTTTCCTGATGCTTACGGCGTATTATCAGTCCTTTAAAATCTCTGCGCTGATACTTGCGGTGGTGCCGGCTGTGATTGGAGGAAGTATCCTGATGCTTCTTTTATTTGGCAGCACGCTCAATCTGCAATCTTACATGGGCATAATTATGTCGGTGGGTGTGTCGGTTTCCAATGCGGTGCTTTTGATCAACCAGGCCGAATACAATAGACTGACCCTGGGTATGCAGGCCCGGCAGGCGGGACTTGCCGCAGCTTCTTCGCGCCTGCGGCCAATCGTGATGACAACCCTTGCCATGATTGCTGGTATGGTACCGATGGCTTCCGGAATGGGAGAAGGCGGCGAGCAGGTAGCCCCGTTAGGACAGGCTGTTATAGGAGGTCTGCTTTTATCCACACTGACTGTTCTTCTGGTGATGCCGCACCTGTTTACAAGCGTGATGCGCAAAGCAAGCAGGGATAGTCCATCGCTGGACCCGGATGATGTGGATGCCCAATTAATTGAACTTACTAAATGA